From Helicobacter sp. MIT 99-5507:
TGGAAGTGGAAGTATTGGCTTGTCTAATAAAACTATTGGTGTATATTTTGAAACTAATAATTTTCTATCATATTTATCTATATTAAAATATTTGCTAGCTTTATTTATATCTCCAAAGATTATGGCAAATGGCTTATTTGGACGATTTTTTAGTAATCTTAATTTTTCTATGATATTAGATTGTGCTTTGCATACGAGATTAAATCCTCCAACTCCTTTTATTGCGAGAATCTTTCCACTTTTAATAAAAGATATTGCTAGATTTATAGCATCATTATTATTTGCTAGATTATTTTTATTTTTATCAAATAAAAATAGTTTTATACCACAAATTGAGCAAGAATTTGGCTCTGCGTGGAATCTCCTGCTTTCATTAGAATCATATTCAGCTTTGCATGTGCTACACATTTTAAAATCACTCATTGAGGTATTATGTCTATCATATGGCAGTGATTTTATGATGCTATATCTTGGACCGCAATATATGCAATTTATAAATGCATAATCAAATCTTCTATCAAATTTGTTATTTAATTCTTTTAAGCAAAATTTACAAATCCCCAAATCTTGAGGCAAAGCAGAATAAATTAGATTCTCTTTATTTTTAGAGCTTTTTTTTATGCAAAAATCATCATATAGAATCTTAGATTCTATTTTTTTTATTGTTATATCATTGATGGAAGCATTGTGTGGTTTGTTTCTTTTTAATTCAAATAAAAATTTATCAATATTTATAGATTTTCCTTGCAAGATGATATAAAGGCTACTTCCATCATTTTTTACAAATCCATTGTATTTAAATTTATTTGCTAGATTGTATATAAATGGACGAAATCCAACTCCTTGGACAATCCCAAAAATAGATATTTTATAAGTCATTAATCAAACATACCTTGCAAATATACCTCTAAATTTTTTATGCTCGTATATTAGTATAAATTTTACAAATATTGCTATAATCTAATTTCATTTTTGTTATATAAAGGAGAAAGAAATGCAAAAAGTCGTTATTAGATTTATATTAGGTTTATTTTTATTAAGTGGCATAGCAAATGCTGATATGGTAGTTCCTGCGACTGCATTACCAAAAAATGCACAAAGTTTTATATCTAGCACTTTTAAAGATGCACAAGTAATGTATGTAGAGCAAGATTTTGATAGCTTTGAAGTGAGATTATCAAATGGTGTAAAAATAGATTTTTATAGAGATGGTAATTGGAAGGAGATAGAAAGCTATAATGGTATAAATCCAGCTCTTTTGCCAGCTCAAGTAGCAACAACTTTACAATCAACATTTCCAAATGTAACTATAATAAAAGTAGAAAAAGAATGGAGTGGTTATGAAGTAAAACTAGCAAATATGCTAAAAGTGTATATAAATGAGGCTGGACAAGTTATAGGTCAAAAATCCGATGATTAATTTTTCAAATATCTGCTAAGATTTAAATAAATATGAAAACAAATTTATTTATCACTGGTGGAAGTGGATTTATCGGTAAGCATTTTATCGATAAATTCTATCTAGATTATGATATAAAAGCTATAGCACGAGATTCTAGTGTAATTGATAAAAATAAGTGCAAAGTTTTTTATTATGATAGGGATATTAATAAATTAAATAATTTTTTTATGAATGAAAATAGTGTTATGGGGGGGGGTATTACACCTAGCAACATTATATCTATCAAATCACAATATTTGTGATATAGAAAAGCTTATTGATAGTAATATCACTTTTGGTAGTGAAGTCTTAGAATCTGCCTGTAACAACAATATAAAATTTTTTATTAATATCCTTACTTTTTCAATATTTGCAAATTCAACTACTTACAATCCACTTACATTTTATGATAGCACAAAGCAAGCATTTTATGATATTTTAGAACTTTATAAAAGTAATTTTAAAAATACAAAATTTATTAATCTTTTACTTTATAACACTTATGGTGCTAATGATACAAGACCAAAAGTGCTAAATCTATGGCACAAGATAAGTAAGAGCGGTCAATGTCTAGAGATGAGCAAAGGTGAACAGCTAATTGATATAAGCCATATCGATGATGTTATAAATGCAATAAATATTGCTATTAAAAATATAGATTCTCTTGATAGTGATATTATATATACTATAGAAAATACTCCGCGTTTAAGTTTGAGAGAATTAGCTAAAGTATTTGAAAATGCTACAAATACAAAATTAAATATAAAATGGAATAAACCATATAGAGAAAATGAGATTTTTAATCCCATATCAAGTCTAGATTCTACAAAATTACAAAAGCTACCGCATTATATACCAAGTATTAATATAAATGATGGCATTAAAAGCGTCTTTGGATAATATTTGTAAGAAAAATCATAATATCTAGATATGAATAATTTAATTAAATAAGATTCTAGAATCTTTATAAATATCTACTATTTATATATTTTGGAAAATAAGGAATATTGATTGAGTGAGTTTTTTAAATGATAAAGATATAATTCTTAAGATATAATATTTATTTTATATTTTTAAAAGGGGTAGATTTGATAAGTCTAAGAGATGAAATCTTGCAAAAAGTAAGAGATTATTACAATCTTTATCATAAAAAAAGTAAAGATTTTACTAAAGGTGATAGGATAAATTATGCAGGAAGAATTTATGATGAAAATGAAATCGTAAATTTAGTGGATAGCGCACTTGATTTTTGGCTTACAGCTAGTAAATATGCTAGAGAATTTGAAAATAAATTAGCTAAATATTTAGGTGTAAATTATGCACTTTTAGTAAATTCTGGTTCAAGTGCAAACTTGCTTGCATTCTCTACTTTAACTTCTCCTTTACTAAAAGATAGAGCTATAAAAAGAGGAGATGAGATTATTACTCTTGCAGCTGGATTCCCAACCACTATATCACCTATTGTGCAATTTGGTGCAATACCTGTATTTGTAGATATTACTTTAGAGAGTGCAAATATTGATACAACTATGATAAAACAAGCAATCTCTCCTAAAACAAAAGCAATTTTTATAGCACATACACTTGGGAATCCATTTGATTTAAAAGCAATAAAAGAGATTTGTGATAAATATAATCTTTGGCTTATAGAAGATAATTGTGATGCACTTGGTGCAAAATATGATGGTAAATTTACAGGAACTTTTGGTGATATTGGCACATCTAGTTTTTATCCAGCACATCATATCACAATGGGCGAGGGCGGTGCGATTTATACAAATAATCCACTTTTAAAAAAGATTGCTTTAAGTATAAGAGATTGGGGTAGAGATTGTTATTGTGAAGGTGGAAAAGATAATACTTGTGGAGCGAGATTTTCTCAAATGCAAGGAAATCTTCCATTTGGCTATGATCACAAATATATCTATTCACATTTTGGATACAATCTAAAAGCTACAGAAATGCAAGCAAGTATTGGTGTTGCACAACTTGATAAGCTTGATTTTTTCATCCAAAAACGACAAGAAAATCATAAATATTTATATCAGAGTCTAAGTAAATTTAATGATATATTTATTTTGCCACAGGCTACACCTAATTCACAGCCAAGCTGGTTTGGATTTTTAATCACTCTAAAGGATGGTGTGAATTTTAGTAGAAATGAGATAGTTGAGTTTTTGGAATCTAAAAATATCCAAACTAGAAATCTTTTTGGTGGTAATATGCTGCTTCACCCTGCATTTGATAGCCTAAAAGAAGGAATTGATTATAAAGTAGTAGGGGATTTAAAAAATACTAATAAAATTATGAAAGATAGTTTTTGGGTTGGCGTATATCCTGGAATCTCAAATATAGAAATAGAATATATTAGAGATGTAATAGATGATTTTATGGGGGGGGGGAATAAGCAAAATCTAAATTTAGCTACTTTCTTTAATCCATCTCTTACAAGGCTTGTAGCATGATACAAGCCATATTTCAAACAATCATAAATAAATTAAAATGGAAGCAAAAATTTAATTCTTTCTTAAAACAATATAGACTTAAAAACTCACATAATTTTACAACTCCTGTAAATATTTTTAATCTAGATAATGTAGTTGTTGGCAAAGGAAGTTATGGTCCATTGCAAGTTTTAGATTATGGAAATATTGATGCCAAAGTAAAAATTGGTAATTTTTGTTCTATTGCAAATGGTGTGATATTTTTATCGGGGGGGGGGGCATAGCATGAATTGCTTTTCAACATATCCATTTTATGCTTATTACACCGATAAAATTGAGAAAAATACAACAAAAGGCGAGACTATCATTGGAGATGACTGCTGGATAGGGCTAAATGCTATTATATTATCTGGCAGCAAAATAGGCAAAGGCTGTGTGATTGGTGCAGGAAGTGTCGTCCGTGGTGAGTTTGAACCATATAGTGTAATTATTGGCAATCCTGCGATACAAGTAAAAAAGAGATTTAGTAATGAAATAATTGAGATTCTAGAATCAATTGATTTTGATACTTTAGATAGTGATAAAATCTTAGAGCATTTGCATAGATTTTATACTCCCCTTGATAAGAATCTCGCATTAGAAATTAAATATTTGCTTAAAAAAGAGGGGGCTTACAATGAATAATAAATGTAAAAATTGTGGCTCTATCTTAAAGTTAAAAATAGCAGATTTATCATTTGCTCCTCCATCAAATTCATTTCTAAATAAAGATGATTTACAAAATGCAGAATCTTATTATCCGCTAAAAGTATATTTATGTCAAAATTGCTTTTTAGCACAAGTTGATGAATATAAAAATGTAAAAGAAATTTTTTCAAAAAATTATGTATATTTTAGTTCATATTCTAGCACTTGGGTTGCTCATGCAAAGTCGTATGCAGAGATGATTATCAAAAAACTAGATTTAAATAAATCATCTCAAGTCATAGAAATTGCAGCAAATGATGGATATTTATTGCAGTTTTTCAAAGGGATTCCAAGCATTGGAATTGAGCCTACTTCTAGCACTGCAAAAGTTGCAAAATCCCGTGGTATAGAAATAATTGAGAAATTTTTTAATAAAGCCCTAGCTTCTAATCTACCAAAAGCAGATTTAATAATTGGTAATAATGTCTTAGCACATGTGCCAAATATAAGAGATTTTGTAGCAGGTGTGAGAATCGCTCTTAAAAAAGATGGTGTAGCAAATTTTGAATTTCCACATATTCTTAATCTAATAAAATATAATCAATTTGATTCTATATATCATGAGCATTTTTATTATTATAGTTTGCATTCTGTAATTGATTTATTTAAAAGAGAGAATCTTTATATTTATGATGTTGATATTTTAAAGACACATGGCGGAAGTTTGAGGATTTATGCTAGTAAAAATAAAAAGCAAATAAGTAAAAATATCATAAATATCTTAGCATTAGAGAAAAAATACAATCTTGATAATAAAGATGGTTATTTATCTTTGGAATCAAATATGCAAAAAATAAAGATTGATTTTTTATCTTTATTGTTAAAATTAAAAAAGAATAATAAAAAAGTTATTGCATATGGAGCTGCAGCAAAGGGAAATACTTTGCTTAATTATTGTGGTATCAAAGATGATTTGATAGCTTATGCAATAGACAATTCACCCCACAAGCAGAATCTTTTCTTGCCCGGAAGTCATATAGAAGTAAAAAATAAAGATTTTATAAAAGAGCAGATTCCAGATTATATTTGGATTCCAGCATGGAATATCAAAGATGAGATTATCAAAGAAGTAGAATCTATATTTAAGGCAATTTTAAGCAACCCTAAAAATAGTAACATGGGGGGGGGTAGTATGCAGATTTATCATCACTACTCCAAAAGTAAAAATTATCACCAAACATATCACCATATCCAAAGGGGAGCAATATGAGTCGCTTCACCTTTGTAGAAACAAAAATAGAAAATTTATTTGTGATAGAACCAAAACAAATAAAAGATGAAAGAGGATATTTTGAACGATATTTTTGTAAAGAAAATTTCAAAGAAATCGGGCTTTCAAAAGAAATAGTCCAAATAAACCACTCTTTAACAAAATTAAAAGGTTCTATTCGTGGTATGCACTTCCAAACTAAGCCTTTTAGTGAAATAAAGATTATCCGCTGTATTTCTGGCAGTATTCAAGATGTAGCAGTCGATTTAAGAAAAGATTCTAAGACATTTTTAAAGCATTTTACAATCACACTAAGCAAATCAAATAACAAATATTTATATATACCAGAAGGCTTTGCACATGGATTCCAAGCCTTAAGCAATAATGCAGAGATTTTATATCTTACAACAGCACCATTCCAAAGTAGCGCAGATAGCACTATAAACCCACTTGATAAAGTTTTAAATATAAAATGGAATCTAGATATTACAAATATTTCACCAAAAGATAAAAACGCCCCTTTTATAGATGGCAATTTCAAAGGAATTTAAAGGAGAAAAAATGCAGAAAGAAACATTATTGGAATATTTACAAAGAAAAATCAAAAGACAAAGAGGAGATTATAAAAATAAGATTCTATTTTCACAAAGAATCTTAAATCCATATCTAAAGGTAAAATACAGATTTAGCAAGGATTACAAAAATGCACTTGCAATGCAGCTTGATTTGATAGAAAATGCTATTGTTGATCCAAATGGAATTGGAGGGATAAATCTAAAACTTCATAATGCCCATGTGCCAAAAAGATATTATGATATTTTTTATCGTATTTTTAGAGAAATGGGGGGGGGGAATCCAAAGATTACAATAGATTGTGGTGCGCATGCTGGGCTTGTTACTGATTTGTTGCTTGATTGTGGTGCAGTGGTGCATTTGTTTGAACCAAATGATATTTTATTTCCAATTTTACAAAATAAATACAAAAATAATAAAAATGTGATACTGCATAAAGCCGCCTTATCAAACAAAGATGGCAAGGCAAAGTTTATGCTTAATGATAGTATTTCACAAGGAAATAGGCTAGATTCTAGTGGTGATTATAATGAAGGCTATGATGAATATTATGAAGTAGAAGTAATTGATTTGGTGAGATATATTAATGAAAATATATTAAATACAAATGACAGAATCTATTTTTTAAAGCTTGATATCGAAGGTGCAGAGTTTGATATTATCGATAAGATAATAGAAACCAAACTATATGAAAAAATCGATTATATCGCTTGCGAAACACATGAAAGATATTTTATAGATGGTAAAAATAAAATTACAAATCTAAAAAGATTAATCAAAGAGCACAATATCAATAATATTTTATTAGATTGGATATAATTTTGCATTTTATAAACAAGGGGAGTAAATGCAAGAAGATATTCAAGATTATTTAGAAATAAAAATTTCTGATTTAATTGATGAAGATTCAAAAGAATATAAGAGTTTGCTAAATTTAGACAAAAAATTTAACATGCAAAGCGTAAATACAAATCTATTAAATACTCGAGGGATTCCAAATAAAGAAGCAAAAATTGCTAGATTTATGAAATTTAAATTAGCACCATTTGATATATTACATTTTGATCATATTGAGATTGTAACTACAAGTGGTGGTGCATTTTATAATGGCAAAATAGTGCAAGAAAATACAGGTGGATTTGGCACTCATGGCTTTGTAAATAATAATTATAATTTTTATAAAAAATTGCAAAAACATTTTTTTATACCAACAAATATGACAGAACTAAAACAAGTAATAAAAGTCATAATCAGCCTTTTTAAAGGAAAAGAACAAAGAGAATTAAAATCAAACAAACAAAAGATTCTATGGCACTCACCAAATTGGGATTGTTTTTCTCATTTTAGTTTTGAAGAATTTCCAAGACTTCTTGCTACACTAAAAGCACTATACAATAAGAAGCAAGTAATTAGGGGGGGGCAGCAACAAGAATCTA
This genomic window contains:
- a CDS encoding DapH/DapD/GlmU-related protein → MNCFSTYPFYAYYTDKIEKNTTKGETIIGDDCWIGLNAIILSGSKIGKGCVIGAGSVVRGEFEPYSVIIGNPAIQVKKRFSNEIIEILESIDFDTLDSDKILEHLHRFYTPLDKNLALEIKYLLKKEGAYNE
- a CDS encoding PepSY-like domain-containing protein is translated as MQKVVIRFILGLFLLSGIANADMVVPATALPKNAQSFISSTFKDAQVMYVEQDFDSFEVRLSNGVKIDFYRDGNWKEIESYNGINPALLPAQVATTLQSTFPNVTIIKVEKEWSGYEVKLANMLKVYINEAGQVIGQKSDD
- the rfbC gene encoding dTDP-4-dehydrorhamnose 3,5-epimerase, which encodes MSRFTFVETKIENLFVIEPKQIKDERGYFERYFCKENFKEIGLSKEIVQINHSLTKLKGSIRGMHFQTKPFSEIKIIRCISGSIQDVAVDLRKDSKTFLKHFTITLSKSNNKYLYIPEGFAHGFQALSNNAEILYLTTAPFQSSADSTINPLDKVLNIKWNLDITNISPKDKNAPFIDGNFKGI
- a CDS encoding FkbM family methyltransferase, whose amino-acid sequence is MQKETLLEYLQRKIKRQRGDYKNKILFSQRILNPYLKVKYRFSKDYKNALAMQLDLIENAIVDPNGIGGINLKLHNAHVPKRYYDIFYRIFREMGGGNPKITIDCGAHAGLVTDLLLDCGAVVHLFEPNDILFPILQNKYKNNKNVILHKAALSNKDGKAKFMLNDSISQGNRLDSSGDYNEGYDEYYEVEVIDLVRYINENILNTNDRIYFLKLDIEGAEFDIIDKIIETKLYEKIDYIACETHERYFIDGKNKITNLKRLIKEHNINNILLDWI
- the rfbH gene encoding lipopolysaccharide biosynthesis protein RfbH; this encodes MISLRDEILQKVRDYYNLYHKKSKDFTKGDRINYAGRIYDENEIVNLVDSALDFWLTASKYAREFENKLAKYLGVNYALLVNSGSSANLLAFSTLTSPLLKDRAIKRGDEIITLAAGFPTTISPIVQFGAIPVFVDITLESANIDTTMIKQAISPKTKAIFIAHTLGNPFDLKAIKEICDKYNLWLIEDNCDALGAKYDGKFTGTFGDIGTSSFYPAHHITMGEGGAIYTNNPLLKKIALSIRDWGRDCYCEGGKDNTCGARFSQMQGNLPFGYDHKYIYSHFGYNLKATEMQASIGVAQLDKLDFFIQKRQENHKYLYQSLSKFNDIFILPQATPNSQPSWFGFLITLKDGVNFSRNEIVEFLESKNIQTRNLFGGNMLLHPAFDSLKEGIDYKVVGDLKNTNKIMKDSFWVGVYPGISNIEIEYIRDVIDDFMGGGNKQNLNLATFFNPSLTRLVA
- a CDS encoding class I SAM-dependent methyltransferase, encoding MNNKCKNCGSILKLKIADLSFAPPSNSFLNKDDLQNAESYYPLKVYLCQNCFLAQVDEYKNVKEIFSKNYVYFSSYSSTWVAHAKSYAEMIIKKLDLNKSSQVIEIAANDGYLLQFFKGIPSIGIEPTSSTAKVAKSRGIEIIEKFFNKALASNLPKADLIIGNNVLAHVPNIRDFVAGVRIALKKDGVANFEFPHILNLIKYNQFDSIYHEHFYYYSLHSVIDLFKRENLYIYDVDILKTHGGSLRIYASKNKKQISKNIINILALEKKYNLDNKDGYLSLESNMQKIKIDFLSLLLKLKKNNKKVIAYGAAAKGNTLLNYCGIKDDLIAYAIDNSPHKQNLFLPGSHIEVKNKDFIKEQIPDYIWIPAWNIKDEIIKEVESIFKAILSNPKNSNMGGGSMQIYHHYSKSKNYHQTYHHIQRGAI
- a CDS encoding NAD(P)-dependent oxidoreductase; amino-acid sequence: MKIVLWGGVLHLATLYLSNHNICDIEKLIDSNITFGSEVLESACNNNIKFFINILTFSIFANSTTYNPLTFYDSTKQAFYDILELYKSNFKNTKFINLLLYNTYGANDTRPKVLNLWHKISKSGQCLEMSKGEQLIDISHIDDVINAINIAIKNIDSLDSDIIYTIENTPRLSLRELAKVFENATNTKLNIKWNKPYRENEIFNPISSLDSTKLQKLPHYIPSININDGIKSVFG